A region of Streptomyces cinnamoneus DNA encodes the following proteins:
- a CDS encoding dipeptidase — MRADHLVRARELLAAHPVVDGHNDLPWALREQVRYDLGKRDIATDQSADLHTDLPRLREGGVGAQFWSVYVRSDLAGDDAVSATLEQIDVVRRLAERYPADLRLAFTADDMEAARAEGRIASLMGAEGGHSINCSLATLRALHRLGVRYMTLTHNDNIPWADSATDEPAAGGLTRFGEEVVREMNRVGMLVDLSHVSADTMRDALRVSEAPVIFSHSSARAVCDHPRNIPDDVLARLAAGGGVAMATFVPKFILPEAIAWTRAADENMRANGLHPLDTTAVGMAVHRAFEAANPRPRATVATVADHLDHMREVAGVDHVGLGGDYDGTAFTPEGLSDVSGYPNLIAELLRRGWSDSDLAKLTWQNAVRVLRAAEDVAGELSARRGPSIATIDELDG; from the coding sequence GTGAGGGCGGACCACCTGGTCCGCGCCCGCGAGCTGCTCGCCGCCCACCCCGTCGTCGACGGGCACAACGACCTCCCCTGGGCCCTGCGCGAGCAGGTCCGCTACGACCTCGGCAAGCGCGACATCGCCACCGACCAGAGCGCCGACCTGCACACCGACCTGCCCCGGCTGCGCGAAGGCGGGGTGGGCGCCCAGTTCTGGTCCGTCTACGTCCGCAGCGACCTGGCGGGCGACGACGCGGTCAGCGCCACGCTGGAGCAGATCGACGTCGTGCGGCGGCTGGCCGAGCGCTACCCCGCGGACCTGCGGCTCGCCTTCACCGCCGACGACATGGAGGCCGCGCGCGCCGAGGGCCGCATCGCCTCCCTCATGGGCGCCGAGGGCGGCCACAGCATCAACTGCTCCCTGGCCACGCTGCGGGCCCTGCACCGGCTGGGCGTCCGCTACATGACGCTCACCCACAACGACAACATCCCGTGGGCGGACTCGGCGACCGACGAGCCGGCCGCGGGCGGCCTGACGCGCTTCGGCGAAGAGGTCGTCCGCGAGATGAACCGCGTCGGCATGCTGGTCGACCTCTCGCACGTCTCCGCCGACACGATGCGGGACGCGCTGCGGGTCAGCGAGGCGCCGGTGATCTTCTCGCACTCCTCCGCGCGCGCGGTCTGCGACCACCCGCGCAACATCCCCGACGACGTGCTCGCACGGCTCGCCGCGGGCGGGGGCGTGGCCATGGCCACGTTCGTACCGAAGTTCATCCTGCCCGAGGCCATCGCGTGGACGCGGGCCGCGGACGAGAACATGCGGGCCAACGGGCTGCACCCGCTGGACACCACCGCCGTCGGCATGGCCGTCCACCGCGCCTTCGAGGCGGCGAACCCCCGCCCCCGGGCCACCGTCGCGACGGTCGCCGACCACCTCGACCACATGCGCGAGGTCGCCGGCGTCGACCACGTCGGCCTCGGCGGCGACTACGACGGCACGGCCTTCACCCCGGAGGGCCTCTCCGACGTCTCCGGCTACCCGAACCTCATCGCGGAGCTGCTCCGCCGGGGCTGGTCCGACTCCGACCTCGCCAAGCTGACCTGGCAGAACGCGGTCCGGGTGCTGAGGGCCGCGGAGGACGTGGCCGGCGAGCTGTCCGCACGGCGGGGGCCGTCGATCGCCACGATCGACGAGCTCGACGGCTGA
- a CDS encoding LCP family protein, producing the protein MNDWPDGRTEDRRERYGRGSTGARPEGVRAMPHVQRPAPPQQYRPPQGYDSPDRHPGPPPQAAAPDDGYNTGQVYGRGSGHPQGPGGPGGPDGPGGGLRGGGRSPRTGTPDWGKRIKIGAIAFVVTVLAVSVGTYFWADGKMRREVDLGQLQERPPAGEGTNYLIVGSDSREGLSDQDKKDLHTGSADGKRTDSMMIVHTGDNGTTMLSLPRDSYVTIPAFTGKKSGKKFPAATHKLNQAYADGGPELLAQTIEFNTGLRIDHYAEIGFGGFRNLVDALGGVEMCLDKPLQDRDSGADFKAGCQELNGAQSLAFVRQRHQEADQDLGRMRNQQKFLNTLAKQAASPATILNPFRLYPVIGSGLDTLIVDKDMELWDLASMFWAMKGVTGGDGQQLTVPISNPNLPTRGDGVAVKWDTAKAKQLFEQLKKDEKVTAGE; encoded by the coding sequence ATGAACGATTGGCCCGATGGGCGGACCGAAGACCGCCGCGAGCGGTACGGGCGCGGCAGCACCGGCGCCCGGCCGGAGGGCGTCCGTGCGATGCCCCACGTCCAGCGCCCCGCCCCGCCCCAGCAGTACCGGCCGCCCCAGGGCTACGACTCCCCGGACCGGCACCCCGGCCCCCCGCCCCAGGCGGCGGCCCCCGACGACGGCTACAACACCGGCCAGGTCTACGGCCGCGGCAGCGGGCACCCCCAGGGTCCCGGCGGCCCCGGCGGCCCGGACGGTCCCGGCGGCGGGCTGCGCGGCGGCGGCCGGTCCCCCCGCACCGGCACCCCGGACTGGGGCAAGCGGATCAAGATCGGGGCGATCGCCTTCGTCGTCACCGTGCTGGCCGTCTCCGTCGGCACGTACTTCTGGGCCGACGGCAAGATGCGCCGCGAGGTCGACCTGGGACAGCTCCAGGAGCGCCCGCCGGCGGGGGAGGGCACCAACTACCTGATCGTCGGTTCCGACAGCCGTGAGGGCCTGTCCGACCAGGACAAGAAGGACCTGCACACCGGCTCGGCGGACGGCAAGCGCACCGACTCGATGATGATCGTGCACACGGGTGACAACGGCACCACGATGCTGAGCCTGCCGCGTGACTCCTACGTCACCATCCCCGCCTTCACGGGCAAGAAGTCCGGCAAGAAGTTCCCCGCCGCCACGCACAAGCTGAACCAGGCGTACGCGGACGGCGGCCCCGAGCTGCTCGCGCAGACCATCGAGTTCAACACCGGCCTGCGTATCGACCACTACGCGGAGATCGGGTTCGGCGGCTTCCGCAACCTGGTCGACGCGCTCGGCGGTGTGGAGATGTGCCTGGACAAGCCGCTGCAGGACCGCGACTCGGGCGCGGACTTCAAGGCCGGCTGCCAGGAGCTGAACGGCGCCCAGTCGCTGGCCTTCGTGCGCCAGCGCCACCAGGAGGCCGACCAGGACCTCGGCCGGATGCGCAACCAGCAGAAGTTCCTGAACACCCTCGCCAAGCAGGCGGCCTCGCCCGCCACGATCCTCAACCCCTTCCGCCTCTACCCCGTCATCGGCTCCGGCCTGGACACGCTCATCGTCGACAAGGACATGGAGCTGTGGGACCTGGCGTCGATGTTCTGGGCGATGAAGGGCGTCACGGGAGGCGACGGGCAGCAGCTGACCGTCCCCATCTCCAACCCCAACCTCCCCACGCGCGGCGACGGCGTGGCCGTGAAGTGGGACACCGCGAAGGCCAAGCAGCTCTTCGAGCAGCTGAAGAAGGACGAGAAGGTCACCGCCGGCGAGTGA
- a CDS encoding acyl-CoA thioesterase encodes MTTQDRSPEAIAGKPTSASRTTLSHIMTGSDTNLLGTVHGGVIMKLVDDVAGAVAGRHSGGPAVTASMDEMAFLEPVRVGDLVHVKAQVNWTGRSSMEVGVRVLAERWNESTPAVQVGSAYLVFAAVDEHGKPRRVPQVLPETEKDRQRYQEAMIRRTHRLARRRAIMELREKRTPEGLED; translated from the coding sequence ATGACCACTCAGGACCGGAGCCCGGAGGCGATAGCCGGCAAGCCGACGTCGGCTTCCCGTACGACCCTCTCCCACATCATGACCGGCAGCGACACCAACCTGCTGGGCACCGTCCACGGCGGCGTGATCATGAAGCTGGTGGACGACGTCGCCGGCGCCGTGGCCGGCCGGCACTCCGGCGGCCCGGCGGTCACGGCCTCCATGGACGAGATGGCCTTTCTGGAGCCCGTCCGGGTGGGCGACCTCGTTCATGTGAAGGCCCAGGTCAACTGGACCGGGCGGTCCTCCATGGAGGTCGGCGTGCGGGTGCTCGCCGAGCGGTGGAACGAGTCGACGCCCGCCGTCCAGGTCGGCAGCGCCTACCTCGTCTTCGCCGCCGTCGACGAGCACGGCAAGCCCCGGCGCGTACCGCAGGTGCTCCCGGAGACCGAGAAGGACCGCCAGCGCTACCAGGAGGCGATGATCCGGCGCACCCACCGGCTCGCCCGCCGTCGCGCGATCATGGAGCTGCGCGAGAAGCGGACGCCCGAGGGCCTGGAGGACTGA
- a CDS encoding class I SAM-dependent DNA methyltransferase has translation MPAQHNIDVERELWDTYAESTKGDVFDAEPVFRWTQYADHGPGTELLGTPASVLEIGCGTGRALAHLARQGVKATGLDLSPVMTANTTERWGPLGARFVCGEVLEHLRSSTETYDAVYSIFGAVWFTDPVKLFPLVAERLNPGGVLVFSQPPAIPGAYGPQGMYKGGFAGKAMYTYRYSYTPRKWENLLLQAGFEKAEAQVLDAPEPDHIGTLIARAVVS, from the coding sequence TTGCCTGCACAGCACAACATCGATGTTGAGCGCGAGCTGTGGGACACGTACGCCGAGAGCACCAAGGGCGACGTGTTCGACGCCGAGCCTGTGTTCCGCTGGACGCAGTACGCCGACCACGGGCCCGGCACGGAACTGCTCGGCACCCCGGCGAGTGTTCTGGAGATCGGCTGCGGGACCGGGAGGGCGCTGGCTCACCTCGCGCGGCAGGGGGTGAAGGCGACCGGCCTCGATCTCTCGCCAGTCATGACCGCGAACACCACGGAGCGCTGGGGCCCGCTGGGAGCGCGGTTCGTCTGCGGTGAGGTGCTGGAGCACCTGCGCAGCAGCACGGAGACGTACGACGCCGTCTATTCGATCTTCGGGGCCGTCTGGTTCACGGACCCGGTCAAGCTGTTCCCGTTGGTCGCCGAGCGGCTGAACCCCGGAGGCGTCCTCGTCTTCTCACAGCCTCCTGCCATCCCAGGCGCGTACGGCCCCCAGGGCATGTACAAGGGCGGGTTCGCGGGCAAAGCCATGTACACGTACCGGTACAGCTACACGCCCCGGAAGTGGGAAAACCTCCTTCTACAGGCCGGATTCGAGAAGGCAGAAGCGCAGGTTCTCGACGCCCCTGAGCCTGACCACATCGGGACCTTGATCGCTCGCGCTGTGGTGAGCTGA
- a CDS encoding DUF3987 domain-containing protein, whose product MSTPVLYGPIGRAVRKIAPYLETDALGVYVAALSMWSAAIGGTVKVSSRGHARPVLVWSALVAGTGRGKGTALRAALHVLDKPLGRFVATHTTSGITSGASMVHHLWEQQEATAETEHGRDVRTLVVEEEWTEVLKRVKRDPSFTTKLRAAWDGATLRNTTKEEAQEVRDPAMVLHSHITPSDWAKYVGESEAAGGSYNRILPFLLGSVPMLDDDRMTLPTVDGFELSDAYAWATARPRVITLSEDARPLWRIVRRYARILGETLPEAQVVFIERTAEQTLRVAACLAASECSESITDDILFAAFTLVRRSVQDAVRITKGATMPKAKRQSLSLADKVRARIETHGGRATSSQILPYVGATAAEVKALPGIVVTVDRSGKTGRPATVFTLRSDRADYVGPQPATPERHVNRATVVHLDAYRPALVQAPKPAPEPKCLEPLADNPFRALL is encoded by the coding sequence ATGAGCACCCCGGTTCTCTACGGCCCGATCGGCCGCGCCGTCCGCAAGATCGCCCCGTACCTCGAAACGGACGCCCTCGGGGTGTACGTCGCCGCCCTGTCGATGTGGTCGGCCGCGATCGGCGGCACGGTCAAGGTGTCATCCCGGGGCCACGCCCGTCCCGTGCTGGTGTGGTCCGCCCTGGTAGCCGGAACAGGCAGGGGCAAGGGAACTGCTCTCCGGGCCGCTCTTCACGTCCTCGACAAGCCGTTGGGCCGCTTCGTGGCGACACACACCACGTCCGGGATCACCTCTGGCGCGAGCATGGTGCATCACCTGTGGGAGCAGCAGGAGGCCACGGCCGAGACGGAGCACGGCAGGGACGTCCGGACTCTGGTGGTCGAGGAGGAGTGGACGGAGGTGTTGAAGCGGGTCAAGCGTGACCCGTCGTTCACCACGAAGCTCCGGGCCGCGTGGGACGGGGCGACGCTCCGCAACACCACCAAGGAAGAAGCCCAGGAAGTACGCGACCCCGCCATGGTCCTGCACTCCCACATCACGCCGTCCGACTGGGCGAAGTACGTGGGCGAATCCGAAGCGGCGGGCGGCTCGTACAACCGCATCCTCCCCTTCTTGCTCGGCTCAGTGCCGATGCTCGACGACGACCGCATGACCCTGCCGACAGTGGACGGCTTCGAACTGTCCGACGCCTACGCCTGGGCCACCGCCCGCCCCCGCGTGATCACCCTTTCCGAGGACGCCCGGCCACTGTGGCGGATCGTGCGCCGCTACGCCCGCATCCTGGGCGAGACCCTGCCCGAGGCTCAGGTCGTGTTCATCGAGCGAACCGCCGAACAAACCCTTCGGGTCGCGGCCTGTCTCGCAGCCTCCGAGTGCTCCGAGAGCATCACGGACGACATACTGTTCGCCGCTTTCACCCTCGTACGCCGTTCCGTCCAGGACGCTGTCCGGATCACCAAGGGCGCCACCATGCCGAAGGCGAAGCGCCAGTCGCTCAGCCTCGCCGACAAGGTCCGGGCACGGATCGAGACACACGGCGGGCGGGCAACGTCCTCTCAGATCCTCCCGTACGTCGGAGCGACGGCCGCTGAGGTGAAGGCACTGCCAGGAATCGTCGTCACCGTCGACCGGTCCGGGAAGACGGGCCGCCCGGCCACCGTCTTCACACTCCGCAGTGACAGAGCCGATTACGTGGGCCCTCAGCCGGCGACTCCGGAGCGCCACGTGAACCGCGCCACGGTCGTCCACCTGGACGCCTACCGCCCGGCACTCGTGCAGGCCCCGAAGCCTGCGCCCGAACCGAAGTGCTTGGAACCGCTCGCGGACAACCCCTTCCGAGCACTCCTCTAA
- a CDS encoding VOC family protein produces MPEVTKPYVPGTPCWVDLVVPDQREALDFYRDLFGWQGEPGPPETGGYAVCALNGKAVAGIMTSMAQEGGSKPPPAWTTYLAVADADAAVAAVNANGGTPLTDVMDVLTLGRMAVVADSTGAVFGLWQAGDFFGAQVVNEPGSVVWNELNTADPGTAGSFYSAALGLTHSPMEELPGYSALKANGRVVGGMQSLEKSPPGSPSHWLTYFCVDDTDGTVDALTKAGGSVLKPPFDMVAGRMAVVQDPQGAVFALIDATGPSPEAG; encoded by the coding sequence ATGCCCGAGGTAACCAAACCGTACGTCCCCGGTACGCCCTGCTGGGTGGACCTCGTGGTCCCCGACCAGCGCGAGGCCCTCGACTTCTACCGGGACCTCTTCGGCTGGCAGGGCGAGCCCGGGCCCCCGGAGACCGGCGGGTACGCGGTCTGCGCACTGAACGGCAAGGCCGTGGCCGGGATCATGACCTCGATGGCCCAGGAGGGCGGCTCCAAGCCCCCGCCGGCGTGGACGACGTATCTGGCCGTCGCCGACGCGGACGCGGCGGTGGCCGCGGTCAACGCCAACGGCGGCACGCCGCTGACCGACGTGATGGACGTCCTCACGCTCGGCCGGATGGCCGTCGTGGCCGACTCCACGGGCGCGGTGTTCGGGCTGTGGCAGGCCGGCGACTTCTTCGGCGCGCAGGTCGTCAACGAGCCCGGCTCGGTGGTGTGGAACGAGCTCAACACCGCCGATCCCGGGACGGCCGGTTCCTTCTACTCGGCGGCCCTGGGCCTGACGCACAGTCCCATGGAGGAGCTGCCCGGCTACTCCGCCCTCAAGGCGAACGGCCGGGTGGTCGGCGGCATGCAGAGCCTGGAGAAGTCCCCGCCCGGCTCGCCCTCGCACTGGCTGACGTACTTCTGCGTCGACGACACCGACGGCACGGTCGACGCGCTGACGAAGGCCGGCGGGTCGGTCCTCAAGCCGCCCTTCGACATGGTCGCGGGCCGGATGGCCGTGGTGCAGGACCCCCAGGGCGCGGTCTTCGCCCTCATCGACGCGACCGGGCCGTCCCCCGAGGCCGGCTGA
- a CDS encoding DUF6879 family protein, translating to MPQNVPDFPTLLRSARRTAVHLEMRDSYGVAGEAEEFDQWKRTGEVDLDPESEGWSRWVSLVRETVVRGVVMRRARIVSEPVSEYIRYEHATTAVNVAVGEQVRWLPRRKALGIAVPAADFWLFDDRLVRFNLFTGDGDWADPRFEMTEDPAVVQLCSSAFEAVWERGIPHEEFKV from the coding sequence ATGCCGCAGAACGTGCCGGACTTTCCGACGCTGCTCCGGAGCGCGCGGAGGACAGCAGTCCATCTGGAGATGCGTGACAGCTACGGCGTCGCTGGCGAAGCCGAGGAGTTCGACCAGTGGAAGCGGACCGGTGAAGTAGACCTCGACCCGGAGTCCGAGGGCTGGTCCCGCTGGGTGTCGCTGGTACGTGAGACCGTCGTCCGGGGCGTGGTCATGCGACGTGCGCGCATCGTCTCCGAGCCGGTGAGCGAGTACATCCGGTACGAGCACGCCACCACCGCCGTCAACGTCGCCGTGGGCGAGCAGGTCCGCTGGCTGCCCCGGCGGAAGGCGCTCGGCATCGCGGTGCCCGCAGCCGACTTCTGGCTCTTTGACGATCGCCTTGTTCGGTTCAACCTCTTCACCGGTGATGGGGACTGGGCCGACCCCCGGTTCGAGATGACCGAGGACCCGGCCGTGGTCCAGCTCTGTTCATCGGCATTCGAAGCGGTGTGGGAGCGTGGCATCCCGCACGAGGAGTTCAAGGTCTGA
- a CDS encoding helix-turn-helix domain-containing protein, whose translation MSSPSPSSSVAAARKALADRLVEIRKDAGITGQELSVRCGWNAAKTSRIQSGKATPTDADIRAWCAACGTENQAADLIATARAADSMYVEWRRRHRTGLRQAQERLISGYEETSLFRIYVSNVIPGFFQTPAYATALMRSMTDFHETPDDVAAAVPARMARSRLIYEGGHRFAVLIEEWVLRSQIGDTETMAGQLRHLLSLMPLASVSLGVIPSAGQRKVWPLEAFYLFDDRRVAVENLTAKINVVQPREIADYAKAFHELSGMAVYGPRAQALITAAIEALG comes from the coding sequence ATGTCATCGCCCTCCCCCTCGTCCAGCGTCGCGGCAGCAAGGAAGGCTCTTGCTGACCGGTTGGTGGAGATCCGTAAGGACGCTGGCATTACCGGCCAAGAGCTGTCCGTCCGATGTGGGTGGAACGCTGCCAAGACGAGCCGCATCCAGAGCGGCAAGGCCACGCCCACCGACGCCGATATCCGCGCGTGGTGCGCAGCCTGCGGGACAGAGAATCAAGCAGCCGACCTGATCGCCACCGCCAGAGCAGCCGACTCCATGTATGTCGAGTGGCGCAGGCGCCACCGCACGGGGTTGCGGCAAGCACAAGAGCGACTGATCAGCGGCTATGAAGAGACCTCACTGTTCCGGATCTATGTCTCCAACGTCATCCCGGGCTTTTTCCAGACCCCCGCTTACGCCACGGCCCTCATGCGGTCGATGACCGACTTCCATGAGACCCCCGACGATGTCGCCGCAGCCGTACCGGCCCGGATGGCTCGGAGTCGTCTCATATACGAAGGCGGACACCGGTTCGCCGTCCTGATCGAAGAATGGGTTCTCCGGAGCCAGATCGGCGACACGGAGACGATGGCCGGGCAGCTCAGGCACCTTCTCTCACTGATGCCGCTGGCGTCCGTCTCGCTGGGGGTGATCCCCTCCGCAGGTCAGCGGAAGGTGTGGCCGCTGGAAGCGTTTTATTTGTTCGATGACCGGCGGGTCGCGGTCGAGAACCTGACCGCCAAGATCAACGTGGTGCAACCACGTGAGATCGCCGACTACGCCAAGGCGTTCCACGAGCTGTCCGGTATGGCTGTGTACGGCCCACGTGCCCAAGCACTGATCACTGCGGCCATCGAAGCCCTCGGGTGA